A single window of Mycolicibacterium madagascariense DNA harbors:
- a CDS encoding RNA polymerase-binding protein RbpA, producing MADRVLRGSRLGAVSYETDRNHDLAPRQVARYRTDNGEEFEVPFADEAEIPGTWPCRNGMEGTLVDGDVPEPKKVKPPRTHWDMLLERRSVEELDELLKERMDIIKTRRRGSS from the coding sequence ATGGCTGATCGTGTCCTGCGAGGTAGTCGACTCGGAGCCGTGAGCTACGAGACCGATCGCAACCACGACCTCGCGCCCCGCCAGGTGGCGCGCTACCGGACCGACAACGGCGAGGAATTCGAGGTGCCCTTCGCCGACGAGGCCGAGATCCCCGGCACGTGGCCCTGCCGCAACGGCATGGAGGGCACGCTGGTCGACGGCGACGTTCCCGAGCCCAAGAAGGTCAAGCCGCCGCGCACGCACTGGGACATGCTGCTGGAGCGCCGTTCGGTCGAGGAGCTCGACGAGCTGCTCAAGGAGCGGATGGACATCATCAAGACCCGCCGCCGCGGGAGCAGCTAG
- a CDS encoding polyprenol monophosphomannose synthase, whose protein sequence is MTQGGDRPSQRTLVIIPTYNERDNLPIIVKRVHAARPDVHVLIVDDGSPDGTGELADELALADADRIHVMHRTSKAGLGAAYIAGFAWGLGRGYLVLVEMDADGSHAPEELYRLLDAVDAGADLSIGSRYVDGGTVRNWPRRRMLLSRTANGYSRISLGVDVNDITAGYRAYRREVLEKIDLQAVDSKGYCFQVEMTWRTITAGFSVVEVPITFTERELGKSKMSGSNIREAVFKIAEWGIRGRIDRARGVVR, encoded by the coding sequence ATGACGCAGGGTGGCGACCGCCCGAGTCAGCGCACGCTGGTCATCATTCCGACCTACAACGAGCGCGACAATCTGCCGATCATCGTCAAGCGGGTGCATGCGGCACGTCCCGACGTCCACGTGCTGATCGTCGACGACGGCAGCCCGGACGGCACGGGTGAACTGGCCGACGAGCTGGCGCTGGCCGACGCGGACCGCATCCACGTCATGCACCGCACCAGCAAGGCCGGTCTCGGCGCGGCGTACATCGCCGGCTTCGCCTGGGGTCTCGGCAGGGGCTACCTGGTGCTCGTCGAGATGGACGCCGACGGCTCGCACGCGCCGGAGGAGCTCTACCGGCTGCTCGATGCCGTCGACGCAGGCGCCGACCTGTCCATCGGGTCGCGCTACGTCGACGGGGGCACGGTGCGCAACTGGCCGCGCCGACGAATGCTATTGTCGCGCACCGCTAATGGTTACTCGCGCATCTCGCTCGGCGTCGACGTCAACGACATCACCGCGGGATACCGGGCTTACCGGCGCGAGGTGCTCGAGAAGATCGACCTGCAGGCGGTCGACTCGAAGGGCTACTGCTTCCAGGTGGAGATGACGTGGCGCACCATCACGGCCGGCTTCTCGGTGGTGGAGGTGCCGATCACGTTCACCGAACGCGAGCTTGGCAAGTCGAAGATGAGCGGCTCGAACATCCGCGAGGCGGTGTTCAAGATCGCCGAGTGGGGCATCCGCGGCCGCATCGACCGCGCCAGGGGCGTCGTCCGCTAG
- the lnt gene encoding apolipoprotein N-acyltransferase produces MDERRHRHRDEAEPEAVGEETDAEAVDDEAVDAETPTPDGADAPEPATREPAWSRVATRLRRALVPRALRLAASLAAGVLLCVSFPPFGWWPAAFLALALLTWVLTDASTTKAGGFGYGFLAGLAFYVPLIPWISGLVGPFPWLALSALEALFPAVFGLLAVIVRRLPGWPVWFACLWVLAEWLKSTIPFGGFPWGAVGFSQDDSPLLVLAHYGGVPLVSFAVALVGVGLAALVIELVQWWRRDHHVRHGLPPAVAVPGVSVALVLLVVALGTPYVRHSGAGAGEDPTTTVAAVQGNVPRLGLEFNAQRRAVLDNHVQETMHLAEEVRAGRAPQPAVVIWPENSSDIDPIVNHDAADEIAAAVDAIRAPILVGAVVSAPGYTPEDPQALNTVIVWDGATGPGERHDKKIVQPFGEYLPWRGFFRLLSSFADRAGYFVPGHGDGVVHAAGIPIGVTTCWEVIFDRAARESVLNGAQFLAVPTNNATFDASMSAQQLSFARLRAVEHDRFVVVAGTTGISAVIGPDGRIVDRTAFFEPAYLDAQIRLKTSLTPATRWGPVAQGLLVFAGAAAVVGAMLHNGAFAELFARRRRKAAAAEESTTAVDDHQDEGVT; encoded by the coding sequence ATGGATGAGCGCCGCCACCGGCACCGCGACGAGGCGGAACCCGAGGCCGTCGGCGAAGAGACCGACGCGGAGGCCGTCGACGACGAGGCCGTCGACGCGGAGACTCCGACACCGGACGGCGCCGATGCGCCGGAGCCCGCCACCCGGGAGCCGGCGTGGTCGCGCGTCGCGACCCGGTTGCGTCGAGCACTGGTGCCGCGCGCCCTGCGACTCGCGGCCTCCCTGGCCGCGGGGGTGCTGCTGTGCGTCAGCTTCCCGCCCTTCGGCTGGTGGCCCGCGGCGTTCCTCGCGCTCGCCCTGCTCACCTGGGTGCTGACCGATGCGTCGACGACGAAGGCGGGTGGTTTCGGGTACGGCTTCCTCGCGGGGCTGGCCTTCTACGTGCCGCTCATCCCATGGATCAGCGGGCTGGTCGGACCGTTTCCGTGGCTGGCGCTCTCGGCGCTGGAGGCCCTGTTCCCCGCGGTCTTCGGCCTGCTCGCGGTCATCGTGCGCCGGCTGCCCGGCTGGCCGGTGTGGTTCGCCTGCCTGTGGGTGCTCGCCGAATGGCTGAAGTCCACCATTCCGTTCGGCGGATTTCCTTGGGGCGCAGTCGGATTCAGTCAGGACGACAGTCCGCTGCTGGTGCTGGCCCACTACGGCGGCGTGCCCCTGGTGTCCTTCGCGGTGGCCCTCGTCGGCGTCGGCCTCGCCGCGCTCGTCATCGAGCTGGTGCAGTGGTGGCGACGAGACCACCACGTCCGCCACGGTCTGCCGCCCGCCGTCGCCGTTCCCGGGGTGAGCGTCGCCCTGGTCCTGCTCGTCGTGGCGCTGGGCACCCCCTACGTCCGCCACAGCGGCGCGGGCGCGGGTGAGGACCCCACCACCACGGTCGCCGCGGTCCAGGGCAACGTGCCGCGCCTCGGCCTGGAGTTCAACGCCCAGCGGCGGGCCGTGCTCGACAACCACGTGCAAGAGACGATGCACCTGGCCGAGGAGGTGCGCGCCGGACGGGCACCGCAACCGGCCGTCGTCATCTGGCCGGAGAACTCCTCCGACATCGACCCGATCGTCAACCACGACGCCGCCGACGAGATCGCCGCCGCCGTCGACGCGATCCGCGCGCCCATCCTGGTCGGGGCGGTCGTGTCGGCGCCCGGCTACACCCCCGAGGATCCGCAGGCGCTCAACACCGTCATCGTCTGGGACGGGGCGACCGGGCCCGGCGAACGCCACGACAAGAAGATCGTGCAGCCGTTCGGCGAGTACCTGCCGTGGCGCGGCTTCTTCCGGCTGCTGTCGTCCTTCGCCGATCGCGCCGGCTACTTCGTGCCCGGTCACGGCGACGGCGTCGTGCACGCCGCGGGCATCCCGATCGGGGTGACGACGTGCTGGGAGGTCATCTTCGACAGGGCGGCCAGGGAGTCGGTGCTCAACGGGGCGCAATTCCTCGCCGTCCCCACCAACAACGCCACGTTCGACGCGTCGATGAGCGCTCAGCAACTGTCCTTCGCCAGGCTCAGGGCCGTCGAACACGACCGGTTCGTCGTCGTGGCCGGGACCACCGGCATCAGCGCCGTGATCGGTCCCGACGGCCGCATCGTGGACCGCACGGCGTTCTTCGAGCCCGCCTACCTGGATGCGCAGATCCGGCTCAAGACGAGCCTGACACCCGCGACCCGGTGGGGTCCCGTGGCCCAGGGACTCCTCGTATTCGCTGGTGCTGCGGCTGTGGTGGGGGCCATGCTGCACAATGGTGCGTTCGCAGAGTTGTTCGCGCGTCGCCGCAGGAAGGCGGCCGCCGCGGAGGAGTCGACGACGGCCGTCGACGACCACCAGGACGAAGGAGTGACATGA
- a CDS encoding amidohydrolase has translation MTTLLVGGRVYSSTMPDATAMAVSDGPEPVVSWLGADDVGRRQFPGARVVDLDGAFVTPAFVDSHVHVTATGLALVGLDLRGARSRDDALRLLAEHAHCHPTGPIWGHGWDEARWPQPVAPTTADLDRVLGDRPAYLARVDVHSAAASSALRRSVPDLESRAGHHDQLPLTAEAHHAVRAAARGALTQAQRDEARVAALDLAARSGIAAVHECAGPEIGGLDDWRELDALRHGVEVIGYWGEAVTSADQARELLSDTGVRGLAGDLFVDGALGSRTAWLLEPYHDAPDRVGNAYLDADAIEAHVDACTQAGITAGFHVIGDAAVAAVVEAFARVVDRHGAPAVARCGHRLEHVEMIDREQAGLLGSWGVIASMQPNFDALWGGTDGMYAQRLGAERAVRLNPLALLASQGVPLAFGSDTPVTGMNPWETVRAATTHRTPGSAMSARAAFAAATRGAWRAGGARDGVAGTLTPGAPATYAVWDLPDSLDALEVAAPTDTVQRWSTDPRSRIPALPRLSPDAPLPVCRQTVHRGVTLHG, from the coding sequence TTGACGACCCTGCTGGTCGGCGGTCGGGTCTACAGCTCGACGATGCCCGACGCGACCGCCATGGCGGTGAGCGATGGGCCCGAGCCCGTCGTGTCCTGGCTCGGCGCCGACGACGTGGGCCGCAGGCAGTTTCCCGGCGCCCGGGTGGTCGACCTCGACGGCGCCTTCGTGACGCCCGCCTTCGTCGACAGCCACGTCCACGTCACCGCGACGGGTCTCGCGCTCGTCGGACTCGACCTGCGCGGCGCCCGGTCGCGCGACGATGCGCTGCGCTTGCTCGCCGAACACGCCCACTGCCATCCCACGGGACCGATCTGGGGCCACGGGTGGGACGAGGCGCGCTGGCCGCAGCCCGTCGCGCCCACCACCGCCGACCTCGATCGCGTACTCGGCGACCGGCCCGCGTATCTCGCACGGGTCGACGTGCACTCCGCCGCGGCCTCCTCTGCGCTGCGCCGATCCGTGCCGGATCTGGAGTCGCGGGCGGGCCACCACGACCAGCTACCCCTGACCGCCGAGGCGCACCACGCGGTGCGGGCCGCCGCGCGCGGCGCCTTGACGCAGGCGCAGCGCGACGAGGCCCGGGTGGCGGCCCTCGACCTGGCCGCCAGGTCGGGCATCGCCGCCGTCCACGAATGCGCCGGTCCCGAGATCGGCGGCCTCGACGACTGGCGGGAGCTTGACGCGCTACGGCACGGCGTCGAGGTCATCGGCTACTGGGGCGAGGCGGTGACGTCGGCGGACCAGGCCCGAGAGCTGTTGTCCGACACCGGGGTTCGCGGCCTGGCGGGTGACCTCTTCGTCGACGGCGCGCTCGGCTCGCGCACGGCCTGGCTGCTCGAGCCGTACCACGACGCACCGGACCGGGTCGGCAACGCCTACCTCGACGCGGACGCCATCGAGGCGCACGTCGACGCGTGCACCCAGGCGGGGATCACCGCGGGCTTCCACGTCATCGGCGACGCCGCCGTCGCGGCCGTCGTCGAGGCCTTCGCGCGCGTGGTGGACCGCCACGGCGCGCCTGCCGTCGCCCGCTGCGGGCACCGCCTCGAGCACGTCGAGATGATCGACCGGGAGCAGGCCGGCCTGCTGGGCAGCTGGGGCGTCATCGCCAGCATGCAGCCGAACTTCGACGCGCTCTGGGGCGGGACCGACGGAATGTATGCCCAGCGTCTGGGTGCCGAGCGGGCGGTCCGGCTCAACCCGCTGGCGCTGTTAGCATCCCAAGGCGTGCCACTCGCCTTCGGCTCCGATACCCCCGTCACCGGCATGAACCCGTGGGAGACGGTGCGGGCGGCCACCACCCACCGCACCCCGGGCAGCGCGATGTCCGCGCGTGCGGCGTTCGCCGCCGCCACCCGCGGGGCGTGGCGGGCCGGGGGCGCCCGAGACGGCGTCGCGGGCACGCTGACCCCCGGCGCCCCGGCCACCTACGCGGTGTGGGACCTGCCCGACAGCCTCGACGCACTGGAGGTCGCCGCGCCCACGGACACCGTGCAGCGGTGGTCGACCGATCCGCGCTCGCGGATTCCGGCATTGCCGAGACTGTCTCCCGACGCGCCCCTGCCCGTCTGCCGCCAGACGGTCCACCGGGGTGTCACCCTCCATGGATGA